The segment GATTACTGATATTATGATTATGGAGTGTCATGATAAAATCACTGACAAGTCTGATTCAGGAACTACAACTCCTGTACATAATACTTGTGCCGCTCTTCTTTGGTAAAGgaataaatttttttgaacaaaGTGGCAGGTAAAGGAATGAATGATACCTAGAAAAAACAATAGGTTTGGGGATTGTATGGCTTACTGGTGAAACCCTCTTACTTGTAGCATGCAATGCCAAACACAttggatctttttttttttctattatgAGATTATGACTTATGAGAGCACTGGGCATGTTGGATATGTGATAATTTTCTACATAACCTGCTCAGCCGGCATAGCAAAGGCAATTAATGTACATGTATCGATGACACCATAATGAGGCAAGCAAACCAACACCAAGACCAACTGATCAAGTGATCAAACAAAATAAAGCTAAGCAACTTTGCAATAATGATATTCTGATTACAGTATGTGTATATGAATTTCCCAACAGGGAGCAGAAGCACTATGTGATGCAAATGCTGCATACTAGACAATGGAATTATCCCAAACCTGATAGCGTGCATTGTGTTCCATCCATGAAGTCAGAAGTAGCAAGAATTGGCATCATAATCGATACATGCTTCACTACGTCTTCTTCATTGCTGTACAAATAACCCCAGACATCTCGCACTAATACTGTGATGATAGCTACAAAAAGGCCCTCAGCTAGGCACATGATTCCTGAAACATAAACTGATAGCCGTGCTGCATGTGGGTTCCCAGCACCTAGTTCATTGGACACTCTAATACTGCAAAGAAACAAAGAACCATGGGCAAAAACTAGTTAACCACAAGTTTCTTTTATCACAGAACAAAAAGGAGGGGGCACTTCGAATTTATGCTCCTCTGACCTTATTGCACTGCTGAGGCCACTTGGAATTGTATAGACCATCCACATTGTGTTTAGGCTGCAAAAGAGTCAAAGTTACTTCACATCAACCACTTGAAAGCATCTCATTACTAATGCATGGTTGATGACAAGACATGGCTATCTCAAGACATGAGAAAGGAAACCAATGCAACTGCAGAGTGATCAGCCATGTTACAGAACAACATCagatctactccctccatcccaaattgtaagtcgtttgacttttttaccccaagttcgaccactcgtcttattcaaaaaaattgtgcaaatatagtcaaattttaagtcaattttgaagaacttttattaataaaccaatacacaacaaaaaaaaagtgatattttgtacaaaactttgaataagacgagtggtcaaacttgatattaaaaaagtcaaacgacttacaatttgggatggattgagtaaaAGATTGATCAGTTTAATATAATTTCTGATTACTGAAAGGGAGGAGGTATTTCAAGTTTCATTTGCTTACCTGACTGACAAAATAGAAGTTTCCAGTTTTGGATCTGGAAGAAATCCCGCTAGGAGAACCACCATCTCAAATGCCCAATACTCCAAGCTGAGCTATCTTGCAAGTCAAATTACCAGTTCCATGCAGAAAGTAGGTAAAGGTACACATTACTTCTTTGCCAAACCATAATGTTAACAATCAAGACTTATTGAAATACAAGTTTTTCACATGGTGCCCCATATCAGGCTTACCAGGTCATAAAGGTTGATGGAATTGCTAGCTTTAGATATACTTTGGCATCCTTTAACTTTAGTGCTTCCCTTGACCATCCATGCCAACTTCTTCTGCCAGCTTCAGAGACTTTCACATACACCACTAGCAATGCCACATTGAACCAGTAAGATATCGAGGTTGCCAAAGCTGCGCCTTTGTGGCCAATGCCAAAAATTTGAACCAGCAACCAGCATAGCATAACGTGAAGTAGCAAAGTAAGTCCAGAGCAAGCTACCAATATCTGGACAATATTTTGGGTCTGCAGGAATCTGGTAAGGCACTGAAGCAAACCATATGCGAAAAGACCAGGAATCAACCACTGAGCATACAGTCCAGCTTCAGATGATATCTCAGGATTTTGACCAAGAGCGATAAGGATTTGGCCAGCGAAGGCCAAAACAAAGGCCAGAGGAACACCAGTAAGCATAAGAACAATTATCGCCCTCTGCATGTGTGTCCCCAGCATGTCATATTGTCTTGCTCCGTATGATTGTCCACAAAAGGTATCCAACGCGCTTCCCATACCCAACTTGACATGGAAAAGAGTAGCACGAAATTCCAATTAATTTACTGATAGCACAGTAGGCATCACGCAGCATAGCAGTGGCCACTGGGCAACAAGTCAAAACTCATACGCCGCTCTTCTAGTAAGCACAATTATGGAGCATGTTGGACATTAATTGGAGCAATGAATTGAGAAAGTATTTACAGAACTCGTACCAATTTTGGTTATAAATTCCTTAAACAACTACCTCCTACAGCGTACATGTTCCGATTCCCCCCTGCTTTTCGGACTTGATGAACAAACAGAGAAACAGTAGTACATAACAAATGACTGAGTCAGGCGAGGTTACCACTGCACGTACCAGGACGCTGAAGCCGGTGACGTTAGCGAAGGAGGCGGCGACCGAGGCGCTGGAGAGGGAGAGTTCCCCTAGGTGTCCGGCGAACATGACGGAAACCACCTGCAGGCTGTACTGCAGCAGGCTGCACGCCACCAGCGGCGCCGCGAGCCCCACCTGACGCCGCACCTCCACACCGACCGCGGGGCGTGGAGCGGAGCGGGGCAGGAGGAGAGGCGAGGACGCCTCCGCCTCCCCGCCGGCGCCAGCGCCACCCATTTCCGCGATCGCGATGGCCTCGCGGGGTCGGAATCCGGGGTTTGAGTTGACTTGTGAATTGAGATAATAATACTACTGATTGGCTGCGCCGTGGCAACGTGGCACAGACAAGAAAAGGCGGCGCATGAGTAGATGGGCTAAAATCTGCCAAACTCTGGTTTCaatttttaaatttaaaatagtttcttatcttcgtctcaaaaataaaaaaaagtttcTTATAACTTGTGGGTTTTTTCTATCATAAACCCTAAAATACTAGCACATGTATAGGAAATTTCTTGGAGAGTAATGTGCCATTCATGCTGTGCACTCCCTCCATCTTAAATTATAAATCGTTTCAAAAATCTTGCATATCATATTTTTGCTTGCACCTCTTTGTAGTAGCAAAAATATGATATCCGATCTCTCACTATTCCATTTTAATTATGACAAGCGTACCTGCACATGCTCAATACAAATAATTTGAATCAATTAATGATCCTCTTCATCATATCACAAAGATTTGCAAGGAAGAAGTCATATCCGGTGAGGTTCTTCACATTAATTTGGATGACTGTAGCATCCTACTTTTTCTCCAGCAGTAGAGTATATAACGATTAATAAGTTCTACATAACAATGTAATCATATGAAACCAAACAGTAGAGTATATAACGATTAATAAGTTCTACACGGTCTTATGTGCTCTCCAGCAGAATTCAGTTATTTTTCTGCTAGGGGGTTCTTATTTTTAACATCGATGTTATCTGTCACTTGTTCATCTGATTCAGAAGAGCATGCCATAGTCACCCCCCACCCGCTGGCACAGCAGGACTCCAAGTCCACAACACATCGGGCTCACAGGGTCATCCATCAGAGCATTGCCAAATAGCGGCTTCTTGAGCTATTGGTTCATCTAATAAGTTGACCATCCCCGCCGACCTAAGATAATCACCCCATGCATTATCACCTACTTGCAGGACCTCTGGGGCAAGGCTTTCCTGATCTTGTGATCCTCCAATGACAGCTTCTTCAGTCATTGGTTCATCTAATAAGTTAATAAGCCCCACAGATATCAGAGCATCATCCCATGGAATGTCATCTACTTGCTGGTGATCCTCCATGCCAAGGCTTTGCTGCTCTTGTGATCCTTGAGTCACTGGTTCATCTACGTTAATCAGACCAACCGATCTCAGAGCATCTTTTtatataaaattataaaatgaaGTGCTGTGGGGATCTCCCCCACAGTTTTTGCCTTAGAAAAAAATCTCAGAGCATCATTACATGTGTTGTCACGGAGATCCTCCAGGCCAAGGATTTCCAGCTGACTCATCCAAAATGAATCTGCTTCCTCCCGGTCATCAGAAGGGCCTGTCAGGTCCAGATCATTGCTCTCTAGGTGCGCCCAAGCAACAGAAAAATCCGTTGATGCATTGTACTCCAGGTCCATGATACACCTTCAACAACAAGAAAGACTTTTAGTCCCAAGCAAGTTATTGCAGGCTAGGAATGAAACCTCACGAGAGTCAATAAATAAAAGATAGAAAGGTAAGAAAGGTATTAGCAAGGAAAACTAATTAACAGGACACTTAATCTTCAAGCAGATCGGTGTTCATGGTACCTTCAAGGAAACTATTGTTCCCCGGTGTCATTGTTTCTGGCAGCTTCAGTAAGATTGTTTTGTCCAACTTGATCACTTGTTAACAGGCTTCTTAAACTGGCAATTTCTATGGACGCAGCATAAACTGTCTCACCAGCATCCAaaattagatgataataaggTAAAGTATTAGCAAAGAAAACTAGTTAACAGGATGCTTAATCTTCAACAGATCAGTGTCCACGCAACCTTCAAGCAAATTAAAATTAATGTTCTGCATGTGGCCATTGTCTCTGGAAAATTCAGTACAATTATTCTCTCCCACTTGATTGCTCATGATACCTTGAGGCAAATTAATGCTCCCCAAGTTGTCATTGTCCCTGGTAGCTTCAGCATAACCATTCTGCCTGACTTGATCACTTGTTAACAGGCTGCCTAAACCAGAGGTTCCTAAGTATGCATGGTAAGCTATTTCACTAGTACACAAAGTAAACCACAAAAAGGTACGGTTCAGTATTGGCCCTCGATCTCCCTGCACAGGTGAGCAGCAAGCTCACCTCCACACCCACACACTCACTCGGCTAGAGGTAGAAGAAAGGGTGGGCACAGCACACACCATTCTATTTTGGGTACTATTAGGAATTGGTCCTTGAGGAGCTGCCTTTTGGACTTGTGTTCCAGTGCTTTGTAAGATAATCTGCTGCACTCTCCCTTTACATTTTAAGTGCACAGTGCACATCCAGTAGTAGTAGATGCACCCTGCTGCACCCACTTACTTTTTAAGCGCATAGTAGCAGTAGCAGGTGCATTAAGTTTTCTATATATCAGGTTGTTTAGTAAATGGAAAAAGTAGTTTAGTTCAGCCACATTTCCAGAGCAGCAGAGCTGCTGcttgtggtgtgtacgtgctGTGCTCATCTCCTTCCTCTAGccaagtgtgtgtgtgtgtgtgtgtgtgtgtgcgcgcgcgcgtgtgtgtgtgtggaggTGAGCTAGTAGCTCACCTGTACAGGGAGATCGAGGGACAACAAATGGTGTCCGAGCCGAGGTTGCCACTGTGGTTGATTCCGTGAGATGCCGGATGATGCTGGTTTGGCGGTGGTACTCATCTAAATAACTTTTCATGTAACCTCTATCAGCAATCAAAAAAGTATGTGTCATTAGACAATAGCGCTGGTTGAAACAAATACTCAACCCATCAGCATGCCCATCAATTCTTTTGTGAGCAAAGGCTCTCCAGCCCTGCGCTTGGTAATCAGGAAGATCCTTCAACCACTGGGGAACCTCAAACTCTTTGTTCTGTTGTTCCATTGCAACCTCTTCTTCTTGTGCATCTAGTACAGGAGGAGGTATTTCGTCAACCGGGACATCAAAGTCACATAGTACACCCAATATTATGATACAACACAAAACAAAATATTTAGAGATTGGAATCTAAAGCGTCATATCATATTCCCAAACTTATGATATGCAGACAAATGGAATTTTTTTGTAAATGTAGATTGGAATCCAAGCAAGTGCACACACACCCACACGCACACGACGCACACAACGcacacgcacacacacacacacacacacacacacacacacacacactagaTTGCCAACGAAAAATGCTTTGAACTAATGGATACTAAAGACCACAGGAGTGTGACAAAAATACGCCAAGCAGAAGGGTGGAGAAGACATTTAATGCCAATAGAAAAGATGAGCGAGTAAACAAGTTGTCAAATTGTGCTGCTTAATCACAAATATCTTAAATGATGTCTTTCTCTTCACTGTATTGAATGTTTCAAGGTAACAAAATTAGTACTTCCCTTGAAAGCTCCAATATTAGAAAATCTAGCTTATAAGGAATCTTTAGTGGATGGGGTTTTTGCTATACTTacactccccccccccccccccccccccaaagaaATTCGACAGCCTCCAAGAACTTTTCGTGGACCTCAATGATCCGTGTGATTCGATTCCGCTTTTTGGCTCTTCATATCCATTGCTTTCAGGATCGGATAAACTGTCGCTCTCTAGGATAAGCACTTCCTTGGACTTTTCAGTAGATGATGAAACCATTCTATTTTGGGTACTATTAGGAATTGGTCCTTGAGGAGCTGCCTTTTGGACCTGTGTTCCAGTGCTTTGTAAGATAATCTGCTGCACTCTCCCTTTACATTTTAAGTGCACAGTGCACATCCAGTAGCAGTAGATGCACCCTGCTGCACCCACTTACTTTTTAAGCGCATAGTAGCAGTAGCCGGTGCATTAAGTTTTCTATATATCAGGTTGTTTAGTAAATGGAAAAAGTAGTTTAGTTCAGCCACATTTCCAGAGCAGCAGAGCTGCTGCTTGTGGTGTGCATGTGCTGTGCTCATCTTCTTCCTCTATCcgaatgtgtgtgtgtgtgtgtgtgtgtgtgtgcatgcAGGAGAGCTAGTAGCTCACCTGTACAGGGAGATCGAGGGACAACAAGTGGTGTCTGAGCCAAGGTTGCCACTGCGGTTGATTCCGTGAGATGCCGGATGACGCTGGTTTGGCGGTGGTACTCATCTAAATAACTCCTCATGTAACTTCTATCAGCAATCAAAAAAGTATGTGTCATTAGACAATAGCACTGGTTGAAAGAAATACTCAACCCATCAGCATGCCCATCAATTCTTTTGTGAGCAAAGGCTCTAAAGTCCTGCGCTTGGTAACCAGGAAGATCCGTCAACCACTGGGGAACCTCAACCTCTTTGTTCCGTTGTTCCATTGCAACCTCTTCTTCTTGTGCATCTAGTACAGGAGGTATTTCGTCAACCGGGACATCAAAGTCACATAGTACACCCAATATTATGATACACCACAAAATAGAATATTTAGAAATTGGAATCTAAAGCGTCATATCATATTCCCAAACTTATGATATGCAAAGAAatggaatatttttataaatgtaGATTGGAATCCAAGCAAGCACACACACACCACCCCGCACGCACACGGCACGCACGCCCGCCCGCGCgcacgcgcacacacacacacacactaaaGACCACAGGAGTGTGACAAAAATACGCCAAGCAGAAGGGTGGAGAAGACATTTAATGCCAATAGAAAAGATATGAGCGAGTAAACAAGTTGTCAAATTTTGCTGCTTAATCACAAATATCCTAAATGGTGTCTTTCTCTTCACTGTACTGAATGTTTCAAGGTAACAAAATTAGTACTTCCCTTGAAAGCTCCAATATTAGAAAATCAAGCTTATAAGGAATCTTTAGTGGATGGGGTCTTTGGTACAAATAATCAATTAATCACCCACCTGGAGATGGCTGCCTATATGCTTCTCAGTCAAACCCTTTATATTCATCAGGTGGAGGATCCCCTCATGCATATGTTAGCCACCGAAAGAAAGTAAACAGCACATGATCATGTTTTAGCTAATAAAATAACAAATAGTTAATTCAGATTTCAAGCCATGAGTAGGTATGAGCTATACTTACACTCGCCCCTCAAGAAATTCGACAGCCTCCAAGAACTTTTTATGGAGCTCAATGGTCCGTGTGATTCGATGACGCTTCTTGGCTCTTCATATCCGTTGCTTTCAGGATCGGATAAACCGTTGCTCTCTAGGATGACCACTTCCTTGGGCTTGTGTTCCAGTGCTTTGTAAGAAAATCTGTTGCACTCTCCCTTTACATTTTAAGTGTACAGTACACATCCAGTGGTAGTAGATGCACCCTGCACCCACTTACTTTTTAAGCGCATAGTAGCAGTAGCAGGTGCATTAAGTTTTCTATATATCAGGTTGTTTAGTAAATGAAAAAAGTCGTTTAGTTCAGCCACATTTCGAGAGCAGCAGAGCTGCTGCTCGTGGTGTGTGTGTTGTGCTCATCTCCTTTCTCTAGCCGAGTGAGTGTGTGGGTGTGGAGGTGAGCTTGCAGCTCATCTGCACAGGGAGATGGAGGGACAACAAGTGCTATCCGACCCGAGGTTGCCACTGCGGTTGATTCCGTGAGATGGCGGATGACACTGGTTCAGCGGTGGTACTCATCTAAATAACTCCTCACATAACTTCTATCAGCAATCAAAAAAGTATGTTTCATTAGACAATAGTGCTGGTTGAAAGAAATACTCAACCCATCAGTATGCCCATTAATTCTTTTGCGAGAAAAGGCTCTCCAGTCCTGCACTTGGTAACCAGGAAGATCCTTCAACCACTGGGGAAACTCAACCTCTTTGTTCCATT is part of the Sorghum bicolor cultivar BTx623 chromosome 10, Sorghum_bicolor_NCBIv3, whole genome shotgun sequence genome and harbors:
- the LOC8064958 gene encoding protein DETOXIFICATION 16 isoform X2; protein product: MGGAGAGGEAEASSPLLLPRSAPRPAVGVEVRRQVGLAAPLVACSLLQYSLQVVSVMFAGHLGELSLSSASVAASFANVTGFSVLLGMGSALDTFCGQSYGARQYDMLGTHMQRAIIVLMLTGVPLAFVLAFAGQILIALGQNPEISSEAGLYAQWLIPGLFAYGLLQCLTRFLQTQNIVQILVACSGLTLLLHVMLCWLLVQIFGIGHKGAALATSISYWFNVALLVVYVKVSEAGRRSWHGWSREALKLKDAKVYLKLAIPSTFMTCLEYWAFEMVVLLAGFLPDPKLETSILSVSLNTMWMVYTIPSGLSSAISIRVSNELGAGNPHAARLSVYVSGIMCLAEGLFVAIITVLVRDVWGYLYSNEEDVVKHVSIMMPILATSDFMDGTQCTLSGAARGCGWQKVCSVINLFAYYAIGLPSAVTFAFILNIGGKGLWLGIICAMAVQIFALVVMMLRTNWNEEAEKAQARVQFSDGSITLI
- the LOC8064958 gene encoding protein DETOXIFICATION 16 isoform X1 translates to MGGAGAGGEAEASSPLLLPRSAPRPAVGVEVRRQVGLAAPLVACSLLQYSLQVVSVMFAGHLGELSLSSASVAASFANVTGFSVLVRAVLGMGSALDTFCGQSYGARQYDMLGTHMQRAIIVLMLTGVPLAFVLAFAGQILIALGQNPEISSEAGLYAQWLIPGLFAYGLLQCLTRFLQTQNIVQILVACSGLTLLLHVMLCWLLVQIFGIGHKGAALATSISYWFNVALLVVYVKVSEAGRRSWHGWSREALKLKDAKVYLKLAIPSTFMTCLEYWAFEMVVLLAGFLPDPKLETSILSVSLNTMWMVYTIPSGLSSAISIRVSNELGAGNPHAARLSVYVSGIMCLAEGLFVAIITVLVRDVWGYLYSNEEDVVKHVSIMMPILATSDFMDGTQCTLSGAARGCGWQKVCSVINLFAYYAIGLPSAVTFAFILNIGGKGLWLGIICAMAVQIFALVVMMLRTNWNEEAEKAQARVQFSDGSITLI
- the LOC8064958 gene encoding protein DETOXIFICATION 16 isoform X3, giving the protein MGGAGAGGEAEASSPLLLPRSAPRPAVGVEVRRQVGLAAPLVACSLLQYSLQVVSVMFAGHLGELSLSSASVAASFANVTGFSVLVRAVLGMGSALDTFCGQSYGARQYDMLGTHMQRAIIVLMLTGVPLAFVLAFAGQILIALGQNPEISSEAGLYAQWLIPGLFAYGLLQCLTRFLQTQNIVQILVACSGLTLLLHVMLCWLLVQIFGIGHKGAALATSISYWFNVALLVVYVKVSEAGRRSWHGWSREALKLKDAKVYLKLAIPSTFMTCLEYWAFEMVVLLAGFLPDPKLETSILSVSLNTMWMVYTIPSGLSSAISIRVSNELGAGNPHAARLSVYVSGIMCLAEGLFVAIITVLVRDVWGYLYSNEEDVVKHVSIMMPILATSDFMDGTQCTLSGAARGCGWQKVCSVINLFAYYAIGLPSAVTFAFILNIGGPLAGNHMCYGSANICFGRDDASNQLE